The following proteins are co-located in the Myroides profundi genome:
- a CDS encoding murein L,D-transpeptidase catalytic domain family protein → MKQKNFYWLFASMAFFGNVVGSNTLPTSNDYTNVIEKTVDNTVSSEEYSFESTAKSLYSSLELNHYNAPARAVYTAALKGYYKMLETGKIKNEKLTIVDFSLSSAKPRLWVIDMKENAVLLQSLVAHGKKTGEEYATTFSNRVNSHMSSLGFYTTGETYNGRNGFSLRLDGLEAGINDKARERAIVIHGADYASPDLVRAQGKLGRSYGCPAVPVEVNDDLIEMIKDKSLLFIYYPSNQYELKSKFV, encoded by the coding sequence ATGAAACAAAAGAATTTTTATTGGTTATTTGCCTCAATGGCATTTTTTGGGAATGTAGTAGGAAGTAATACTTTACCAACGTCGAATGATTATACAAATGTGATTGAGAAAACTGTTGATAACACAGTGAGTTCTGAAGAATATAGTTTTGAAAGTACGGCTAAAAGCTTATACTCTAGTTTAGAGTTAAATCATTATAATGCTCCGGCTAGAGCAGTATATACTGCAGCTTTGAAAGGGTATTATAAGATGTTAGAGACGGGTAAGATTAAGAATGAGAAGTTAACTATCGTTGACTTTAGCCTATCGTCAGCTAAGCCTCGTCTATGGGTTATTGATATGAAAGAGAATGCTGTTCTGTTACAATCACTTGTAGCACATGGCAAGAAGACAGGAGAAGAATATGCAACTACGTTTTCTAATCGTGTTAACTCTCATATGAGTAGCTTAGGATTTTATACAACAGGAGAGACGTATAATGGAAGAAATGGATTCTCTCTAAGATTAGATGGATTAGAAGCAGGGATTAATGATAAAGCTAGAGAAAGAGCGATTGTGATCCATGGTGCGGATTATGCTTCACCAGATCTAGTACGCGCTCAAGGAAAGTTGGGACGTAGTTATGGTTGCCCAGCTGTACCTGTAGAAGTAAATGATGATTTAATAGAAATGATTAAAGACAAATCTCTATTGTTTATTTATTATCCAAGTAATCAGTATGAGTTAAAGTCAAAATTTGTTTAG
- a CDS encoding L,D-transpeptidase family protein has protein sequence MKHLIFSFLSILVLTSCKKADTMAETLILNDSIKVDPIEDQIKIHVDSASIANLPKDIQKFYVENLYQIGWGRTSNREQLLKVLDEAYLDGINNSKYNTEKVHQFHKDYQRLSDLDKIQADFLFTKAFYSASKDLYNGVQNPRRLYNDWDMFPKDLNTAATMQLALSRGTIQTTFDSLRSPNEIYGNLKNKLSNLYQLNRDTIKAVTAKYKLNDTVPELVNIKKHLNFLSYYPDSLSKDFINNEGVVTALKQVQKNSKLIENGVADKKTIEAILKEEASVKEKLVVNLERWRWFPRDLGDNYILINIADYSLVAVKSGDTIKQHKVIVGTTGRKTPILSSVLKTIVINPTWTVPPTILKNDLTPKASANLSYFSNARFTIYDKSTGKVVAPENWDSSKASSYRYVQKAGVGNTLGRIKFMFDNNHAVYLHDTPNKANFNRAQRSLSSGCIRVEDPFDLAQFVFDIQQNEISQEEIKKILDSQNTKNITTSKEAVHIHQLYWTIQVANDGKITQFKDVYKFDNDLYTKLQ, from the coding sequence ATGAAACATTTAATCTTCAGTTTTTTGAGTATACTTGTCCTTACCTCTTGTAAAAAGGCAGATACTATGGCAGAAACTTTGATTCTTAATGACTCTATCAAGGTAGACCCAATAGAAGATCAAATAAAGATACACGTAGACAGTGCATCGATAGCCAATCTTCCAAAGGACATTCAAAAGTTCTATGTAGAAAACCTATACCAAATCGGTTGGGGAAGAACAAGTAATAGAGAGCAACTTTTAAAAGTACTTGACGAAGCATACTTAGATGGTATAAACAACTCAAAGTACAATACTGAAAAAGTTCATCAATTTCACAAAGATTACCAAAGACTATCTGACTTAGATAAAATACAAGCAGACTTTCTATTCACTAAAGCATTTTATAGTGCCAGTAAAGACTTGTATAATGGAGTACAAAATCCTAGAAGATTATACAATGACTGGGATATGTTTCCAAAAGATCTAAATACAGCTGCTACCATGCAACTTGCTTTAAGTAGAGGAACGATACAGACAACCTTTGATAGTTTAAGATCACCTAATGAAATATATGGTAATCTAAAAAATAAACTATCAAACCTATATCAACTGAATCGAGATACAATCAAAGCTGTCACAGCTAAGTATAAACTAAATGATACAGTACCTGAGCTAGTAAATATTAAAAAGCATTTAAACTTCTTAAGTTATTATCCTGATAGTCTATCAAAGGATTTTATCAATAATGAAGGAGTCGTAACTGCTTTAAAACAGGTTCAAAAGAATAGTAAACTAATCGAAAACGGTGTTGCTGATAAAAAAACGATAGAGGCTATCTTAAAAGAAGAAGCTTCTGTAAAAGAAAAGCTAGTAGTCAATCTAGAACGTTGGAGATGGTTCCCTAGAGATCTAGGTGATAACTATATCTTAATCAATATAGCTGATTATAGTTTAGTTGCTGTAAAGTCAGGTGATACAATAAAACAACACAAAGTAATCGTAGGTACAACAGGTCGTAAAACTCCTATCCTAAGTTCTGTTCTAAAGACAATTGTGATCAATCCAACATGGACGGTTCCTCCTACCATTCTAAAGAATGACTTAACACCTAAAGCTAGTGCTAACTTAAGTTACTTCTCTAATGCTAGATTTACAATCTACGATAAGAGCACAGGGAAAGTAGTAGCTCCAGAAAACTGGGATTCTAGTAAAGCTTCTTCTTATAGATATGTACAGAAAGCTGGTGTAGGAAACACATTAGGACGTATTAAGTTTATGTTTGATAACAATCACGCAGTGTACTTACATGACACTCCTAATAAAGCTAACTTTAATAGAGCTCAGAGAAGTTTAAGTTCTGGATGTATACGTGTAGAAGATCCTTTTGACCTAGCACAATTTGTATTTGATATACAGCAAAATGAGATCTCTCAAGAAGAAATAAAAAAGATTCTTGATTCTCAAAACACTAAGAATATAACGACTAGTAAAGAGGCTGTACACATCCACCAACTATACTGGACTATCCAAGTAGCTAATGATGGTAAGATAACTCAGTTTAAAGATGTTTATAAGTTTGATAACGATTTATACACTAAACTACAATAA
- a CDS encoding TonB-dependent receptor plug domain-containing protein yields MKNNYVILALLSTFFVVQAQGQTKTENTLEDKIEEIVIYNQRLQLPSSLKNRNITFINQEQIKQLPVSSINELLTYATGVDIRQRGPFGTQSDFSIDGGSFEQNVLLLNGQKISDPQTGHNSLNVPIPLEAIERIEIVRGPSARLYGVNSLTGVVNIVTKNPKKDGLFANTYIGSSFKKDKEGDHGELFNNRGIQLGGTLVRKKDNHMLFGSHDSGNGTRYNTAFHNNKIFYQGNYTPNENNAIMVLAGHARSSFGANGFYAAPGDKESKEVVSTSMVNLSSRHYLTDRFTLMPSVAYRYNFDDYRYFRHELSKARSRHYSHAITSNIRGEYLADFGKISFGGEMRYEEINSTNIGDHSKSNYGLYAEIQREFFDRLDVNLGAYVNYNTKYGWEVFPGIDASYTFNEHWKAMFNAGTASRIPSFTDLYLDQRPGNIGNPDLLPEKAYQIELGGKYVNKGFRAEAFAFYRDIDDFIDWIRVDTTVPYQPYNASKNKTKGFNTALKYKLGSEKSYWDLGLSYTYLSPKVENKGEDKISKYAIESLKHQLVGTVNYTYNNLSATLANRFNERISYKNYWITDIRVNYNLKKYSIYLDAQNIFDTTYIEAGAVPMPGRWFMLGVKFNGL; encoded by the coding sequence ATGAAGAATAATTATGTCATTTTAGCCTTGTTAAGTACTTTTTTTGTAGTACAAGCACAAGGACAAACTAAGACAGAAAATACCCTTGAAGATAAAATAGAAGAAATAGTAATCTATAATCAGCGATTACAATTACCAAGTTCGCTGAAGAATAGAAATATTACATTTATTAATCAAGAACAGATAAAACAATTACCTGTATCGTCTATTAATGAGTTGTTGACTTATGCTACGGGTGTTGATATTCGTCAGAGAGGACCATTTGGAACACAATCAGACTTTAGTATTGACGGAGGTAGTTTTGAGCAGAATGTATTGTTGCTTAATGGACAGAAGATTTCGGATCCACAGACAGGGCATAATAGCCTTAATGTACCAATTCCTTTAGAAGCGATTGAACGTATAGAGATAGTACGCGGACCTTCAGCTCGTCTATATGGTGTGAACAGTCTGACAGGGGTAGTGAATATCGTAACAAAGAACCCTAAGAAAGACGGTCTTTTTGCTAATACATATATCGGAAGTAGCTTTAAGAAAGATAAAGAAGGAGATCATGGTGAATTATTTAATAATCGTGGTATTCAATTAGGGGGTACGCTTGTACGCAAAAAAGACAATCATATGTTATTCGGTAGCCATGACTCAGGTAATGGTACTCGTTATAATACTGCTTTTCACAACAATAAAATCTTCTATCAAGGGAACTACACCCCTAATGAGAATAATGCTATTATGGTACTTGCAGGTCATGCTAGAAGTTCTTTCGGAGCAAATGGATTCTATGCTGCTCCTGGTGATAAAGAATCAAAAGAAGTAGTATCTACATCAATGGTAAATCTGAGTTCACGTCATTATTTAACTGACCGCTTTACATTAATGCCTAGTGTAGCTTACAGATATAACTTTGATGATTATCGTTACTTCAGACATGAGTTAAGTAAGGCACGTAGCCGTCATTATTCACATGCGATTACTAGTAATATTAGAGGAGAGTACTTAGCAGATTTTGGTAAGATATCTTTTGGAGGAGAGATGAGGTATGAAGAGATTAACTCAACTAATATTGGGGATCACAGCAAGAGTAACTATGGATTGTACGCTGAGATACAACGTGAGTTCTTTGATCGACTAGATGTAAATCTTGGAGCTTATGTTAATTATAATACGAAGTATGGATGGGAAGTTTTTCCTGGAATAGACGCTAGTTATACTTTTAACGAACATTGGAAAGCGATGTTCAATGCTGGTACAGCAAGTAGAATACCTTCTTTTACAGATTTATATTTAGATCAACGCCCTGGTAATATAGGTAATCCAGATCTATTACCAGAAAAAGCTTATCAGATAGAATTAGGAGGGAAGTATGTCAATAAAGGATTTAGAGCAGAGGCTTTTGCTTTTTATAGAGATATTGATGACTTTATCGATTGGATAAGAGTAGATACGACAGTGCCATATCAGCCATATAATGCTTCTAAGAATAAGACTAAAGGATTTAATACAGCATTAAAGTATAAATTAGGATCAGAGAAGTCTTATTGGGACTTAGGATTATCATATACTTATTTATCTCCTAAAGTGGAGAACAAAGGAGAAGATAAGATCTCTAAGTATGCGATAGAGAGTTTAAAACACCAGTTAGTAGGGACAGTTAATTATACTTATAATAACCTTAGTGCTACACTGGCTAATCGCTTTAATGAGCGTATCAGTTATAAGAATTATTGGATTACAGACATAAGAGTCAACTATAATCTAAAGAAATATAGTATTTACTTAGATGCTCAGAATATATTTGATACTACTTACATAGAGGCCGGTGCAGTACCTATGCCTGGTAGATGGTTTATGTTAGGAGTGAAGTTTAATGGACTTTAA
- a CDS encoding WG repeat-containing protein, translating into MKQILAISLLLGLSCTSSWAYKSTYSHINVQLEESVKLDTVYLDLKNDPDFKFQNNLRWYQDKKLELFGIKTNKNEIFIEPLFYQIESFIEGISIVSMDNFQGAINDKGEVIIPFAYEELQTSSEYKIAFLEGGKWGFFNTEGKKIISAQYDYVGSYSDGLALASKDQLFGYIDHKGRVVIPFQYDYASNFEDGQAQVELKFESFTIDKKGTKVSY; encoded by the coding sequence ATGAAACAAATCTTAGCAATAAGTCTCTTATTAGGACTGAGTTGCACATCTAGTTGGGCTTATAAAAGTACCTACTCACACATCAATGTACAGTTAGAGGAAAGTGTAAAACTAGACACCGTCTATCTCGACTTAAAAAATGATCCAGACTTTAAGTTTCAAAACAACTTAAGATGGTATCAAGATAAGAAGTTAGAGTTGTTTGGAATCAAAACCAATAAGAATGAAATCTTCATTGAGCCTCTTTTCTATCAGATAGAATCTTTTATAGAAGGAATATCTATCGTGTCTATGGACAACTTCCAAGGCGCAATAAATGATAAAGGAGAAGTGATTATTCCTTTTGCCTATGAAGAACTACAGACAAGTAGTGAGTACAAAATAGCCTTCTTAGAAGGTGGCAAATGGGGATTCTTCAACACAGAAGGTAAAAAGATTATCTCTGCTCAATATGATTATGTAGGAAGCTACTCTGATGGATTAGCATTAGCTTCTAAAGATCAATTGTTTGGTTATATCGATCACAAAGGAAGAGTAGTTATCCCTTTTCAATATGACTACGCTAGTAACTTCGAAGATGGACAAGCACAAGTAGAACTAAAATTTGAATCTTTTACGATTGATAAAAAAGGAACTAAGGTATCTTATTAA
- a CDS encoding SDR family NAD(P)-dependent oxidoreductase, giving the protein MKTAFITGATSGIGKATAQALAANHRLILCGRNKENLAAIERELTEQTEVMTLTFDVSDKEATFKAIASLPTAWQDIDVLINNAGNAHGLATFQEASLEDLEAMIDINVKGIIYVTKAIVPLMINRQYGHIVNLSSIAGKESYQNGTIYCASKAAVEAFSKGLRYDLLSDGIKVTNVAPGAVETDFSLIRFKGDSDRAAKVYEGYTPLVAEDIANAIAYIVNQPEHVQIADITVFPKAQAGATTIHKKL; this is encoded by the coding sequence ATGAAAACAGCATTCATTACAGGAGCAACATCAGGTATAGGAAAAGCAACAGCACAAGCATTAGCTGCTAATCACAGACTAATCTTGTGTGGGAGAAATAAAGAGAACTTAGCAGCCATAGAGCGTGAACTAACAGAGCAGACAGAAGTGATGACACTAACATTCGATGTGAGTGACAAAGAAGCTACCTTTAAGGCAATAGCGTCTCTTCCGACTGCATGGCAAGATATAGATGTGCTTATCAATAACGCAGGAAATGCTCACGGATTAGCTACTTTCCAAGAAGCTTCTCTAGAGGACTTAGAGGCTATGATAGATATCAATGTAAAGGGAATAATCTATGTGACTAAAGCTATTGTTCCTCTTATGATCAATAGACAATATGGACATATCGTCAATCTATCTTCTATCGCAGGGAAAGAGTCATACCAAAACGGTACAATCTACTGCGCTTCTAAGGCTGCTGTAGAGGCATTCTCTAAAGGACTGAGATATGATCTACTATCAGATGGAATTAAGGTAACTAATGTAGCTCCTGGGGCAGTAGAAACAGACTTCTCCCTAATCCGATTTAAAGGAGATAGCGATAGAGCAGCAAAGGTATATGAAGGGTATACTCCATTAGTAGCTGAAGATATAGCGAATGCTATAGCCTATATCGTCAACCAACCTGAACATGTGCAAATAGCTGATATTACAGTATTTCCGAAGGCTCAAGCTGGTGCAACAACCATTCATAAAAAATTGTAA